The genome window GGGCAGCGTCGGCGCGGCGCTCACCAGGAGGAACGATCCCCCCATGCCCGCGAGGCAGGCGAGGATCAGCGGCTTCGACCCGAAGCGGTCGACCAAGATGCCGCCCGGCAGCGCACCGAGGCCGAACAGCCCGTAGCCGAGCGTGACGACGACGCCGAGCGCGGCCGCGGTCGTCGAGAACTCCCCGACCCACACCGTCAACAGAATCGGGATCGACAGCTCGTAGGTGTGGACGAGCCCGTGCGACCCCGCGGTGAATTTGACGATCCGGCGCTCGGCGGCGTCCATGTGGATCCGGGGTTCGTCGGGTCGGGTGATAACCTCGGGGGTAGCCGCCGCGGTTGCCGAGAGTCGAGGGCGCCGGCGCTACAGCGACGAGGTGTACAGCAGCAGCCCGACAGAGATGATGGTGACGAGCAGAATCCACCCGACCATGATGATCCCCATCTGTCGGTGCGTGAGGTTCGTTCCTTCGAGTATCTCGGAGACGCCCATACGACGCTCAACTTACTCGGGATATATAAGCGGTCTGGGTCGGGGAGGTACCAGCGGAACGTCGACCGATCGGCCGGTGGTCGTCACGCTAAAGCCCGATTAATCGAAAGCACTCGTATTCGATGGAGTACCTGGTCTCAGATCTCCACCTCGACCACGACAATATCATCGACTACTGCGATAGACCGTTCGGCTCGGTCGAAGAGATGAACGAGACGCTGGTCGAGCGGTGGAATCGCGTCGTCGATCCGACCGACGAGGTGTTGTACGGCGGCGACCTGACGATCCGCAGTTCAGCGGGAGCCCTGTTGGACTGGCTCGACGAACTCAACGGCGAGCTCGTCTTCCTCATCGGAAACCACGACGGGACGATACTGGAGCGGTTGGACGGGGTTCAGTTCGTCGAGGAGTTCCGCTTCGAGCGGCGGGGGGTCCCGTTCCACGCCGTCCACGACCCGGCGGACGGACCGTCGAACCCGAAGGGCTGGGTACTCCACGGCCACCACCACAACAACTGGCCGGATCGGTTCCCCTTCATCGACCACGACGCCCGCCGCGTGAACATCTCGATCGAACTGCTGGACTACCGTCCGCTGGCGACCGACAGGCTGGTCGATTTCTTGGCCCTCGGTGAGGGTTTCCCGGACCGAGCCGCCGCTGAGAACGCGCTATCGACGTAGCAGTCTGCGGGAAGTGGACTCGCGGGGGTCCCGCGAGCGAACGGAGTGAGCGAGTGGGACCAAGCGAGGGAACGACTAAGCGAACGAAGAGAGTGAAGAAGTGGACTCGCGGGGATTTGAACCCCGGGCCTCTTCCTTGCGAAGGAAGCGATCTGCCACTGATCTACGAGCCCTCATCACGAATCAATCCCCGTTCGTATTTGTACCTTACCTTTCGCTGACCGGTGCGGGAGACGCTCACATCCGAGAACCGAACAGATTCGGTGGATCACCGGAGTCGCCGCGAAGCCGACCGGCACCGACGGGATTACATATCCAGCGCGGGAACCATCTCGTCCAGCAGTCACCGGTCGGTTCCGCCGACTGATTAACGTTTTTGAGATGCGCTCCATATTCGTTACCCTTTTGCCCGCGGACGACCGAACTCCGGGTATGACAGACGCGACGGCGACCGACGCGGCGGCCGACGTGGACCCGGCTGCGCTCGCGGCCCTCAAACACGTCGGGCTGGTCGGCGGCCTCTCCGAGACGAAGGTGTCGTGTGCGGCGCTGGGGGACCGGCTCGACGCCTCCACGCAGACCGCCTCCCGACGCCTCCAGACGCTCGAATCCGCGGGCTACGTCGAGCGCGACGTGGTCAGCGACGGGCAGTGGGTTCGGGTGACCGACGCGGGCGAGGCCGCGCTCCGCGCGGAGTACGCCGACTACCGCCGGCTGTTCGAGTCGGACGTCGAGCTCTCGCTCCGCGGCTCGGTCACCGGCGGGATGGGCGAGGGGCGGCACTACATCACGCTGCCGGGGTACGCCGAGCAGTTCCGCGAGCGGCTCGGCTACGACCCGTTCCCGGGCACGCTCAACGTCGACCTCACCGAGGAGAGCGTCCGCCGGCGCGGCGAGATGGCCGGCATCGACGCCGTCCCCATCGACGCGTGGGAGGGCGAGGACCGCACCTACGGCGCCGCCACCTGCTACGGGGTCACCCTCGTCGCGGGCGACGAGCGGTACGAGGAGGTCCACGCCATCGTCCCCGACCGGACCCACCACGACGACGACCAGCTCGAGCTGATCGCGCCGGACCGCCTGCGCGACGCGCTCGACCTCACTGACGGCGACAGCGTGGAGGTCCGCGTCGAGCCGACGAGCCGCGCCGACGAGCCGGGAGCGACCGCGGTCGAGACGGAGGCCGCCTGATGCGCGCCGACGTCGACGCCGACCCGGAGGCGAGCCCGGGCGCCGGCGAGTCGACCGACGCCGCCGAGTCCGCGGACGCGACCGACCCCGTCGAGCGCGCGCTCGACGCCTTCCGCGCCGGCGACCCGGTCTGCGTCCACGACTTCGCGGACCGCGAGGGGGAGACGGACATCGTCTACCCGGCCGGCGCCGTCGACGAGGCCGCGGTCGCGCACATGCGCAACGACGCGGGGGGCCTGATCTGCGTGGCCGTGAGCGACGCGGTCGGCGACGCGTTCGACCTGCCGTTCCTCGCGGACGCGCTCGACCACCCCGCGGTCGACGACGACCCCGACTACGACGACCGCTCCTCCTTTTCGCTGCCGGTGAACCACCGCGAGACGTTCACCGGGATCACCGACGCCGACCGCGCGAAGACCATCGTCGAGGTGGCGAACGCCGCCGGCCGCGTCCGGAAGGACCCGACCGGCTACGGGCCGGAGGACTTCGCGGCGGAGTTCCGCGCGCCCGGCCACGTCCACGTCCTGCGCGGCGACCGCGACGGCCTCTCCGGGCGGACGGGCCACACCGAACTCGGCCTCGCGATGGCCGAGGCCGTGGGCGCCGCGCCCGCCGCCGTCGTCTGCGAGATGCTCGACGACGAGACGGGCGACGCGCTCGCGCCCGCCGACGCCGCCGCCTACGCGGCCCGCCGCGACATCCCGTACGTCGAGGGCGCGGCGCTCGTCGAAGCGCTGAAGTAACCGACCACCGTGCTGTGCGGCGGCGCGCGCCTGCGAGCGGTCGCCCCCGGCGACCGCGAGCCAGCACGCGCGAGGGACGCGGCGAACGCGAGCGGCGAAGCCGCGAGTCGTGAGCCGCGAGGCTGGGGAGGTGTGAGGCTGCGGTGCTGTGCGGTGCGGGGTGGGACTCAAAGGGGCAGTCGCGAGGACAGCGCAGGCGACGCAAGCACTGGAAGGAGCGAACGAAGTGAGCGACTGAAGCGCGCAGCGAGCGTGCGCTGTCCTCGCGACTGGGGCTTTGGAAGTATTCTCCGCCGATCCGTTGTCAGCTATTTATAACCGAGCGACTGGGGCTTTGGAAGTGTTTGCCGTCGATCCGCAGTCTGCTATTTATAACCGAGCGACTGGGGCTTTGGAAGTGTTTGCCGCCGATCCGCAGTCTGTTATTTATAAATGAGCGGCTGGAGCTTCGGAGCGGTTCGCCGTCGCTCCGTCACCGGAGTCTGATCTCGCTTCCTCGCGACAGCCCCGGCCGGTTGTTACAGTTTTAAGCCCGCCGGCCGCAACCACGTACCATGGGATTCGACGAGATGGACGTCGACACGATCTGGAAGAACGGGGAGTTCCTCGACTGGGAGGACGCGACGACCCACGTTCTGACCCACGCGCTCCACTACGGGAGCGGCGTGTTCGAAGGCGTCCGCTGTTACGACACGGAGCAGGGACCGGCGATCTTCCGCTGGGAGGAACACCTCGACCGGCTGTTCGACTCCGCGAAGATGTACGACATGGACATCGAACACTCCCGCGAGGAGATCACCGAGGCGACCCTCGAACTGCTCGACCGGCAGGACCTCGACTCCGCGTACATCCGGCCGATCGCCTACTACGGCTACGACTCGCTGGGCGTCTCCCCGAAGGACTGCCCGACCGACCTCGTCCTCGCGGCGTGGCCGTGGGGCGCGTACCTCGGCGAGGAGGCCCTCGAAGACGGCGTCGACGTGATGGTCTCCTCGTGGCGGAAACACGCCTCCTCGCAGGTGCCGACGAACGTGAAGACGACCGGCCTCTACGTCAACTCCATGCTGGCGGGCGAGGAGGCGCGCCGGAACGGCTACGTCGAGGCCATCGTCCTCAACAAGGAGGGCAACGTCGCGGAGGGCCCCGGCGAGAACATCTTCATGGTCAACGACGGCGAGATCTACACCACCGGGCCCGCCCAGTCCATCCTCGAAGGGATCACCCGCGACACCGTGATCGCCCTCGCCGAGGAGCGCGGCTACGAGGTCCACGACGAGGCGGTCATCTCCCGCGGCCAGCTGTACACCGCCGACGAGCTGTTCTTCACGGGCTCCGCCGCGGAGGTCACCCCGATCCGCTCGGTCGACGACACCGAGATCGGCGCGGGCACCCGCGGGCCGGTCACCGAGGAGCTCCAGCAGGCCTTCTTCGACCTGGTCGAGCGGCGGACGGACGACCACGACGAGTGGTTCACCTACCTCTAAGCCGGGACGTCTGACCACGGGCGGACGCCCCGAATCGCCTCACTCGGCCGAACTGCTTCCCTCCGCCGCCGACCCCTCCCCGTCGCCGGGGGTCCCGTCGGTCCGGACGTGTCCGAACCCGTCGGCGGTGTCCGCGCCGTCGCCCTCGCCCGGGTTCTCCTCGTGGACGGGGACCTGATGGGCCGACTCCGCGAACCCGGCGGAGAGGACGCGGGTCATCCCCTCCTCGACGGTCTCGCCGGTCTCCTCGATCTTCTCGGGCTCGACCTCGATGACGAAGCCGGTGGTGATGTTCGGCGCGGTCGGCATGAATAA of Halorubrum trapanicum contains these proteins:
- a CDS encoding metallophosphoesterase, translating into MEYLVSDLHLDHDNIIDYCDRPFGSVEEMNETLVERWNRVVDPTDEVLYGGDLTIRSSAGALLDWLDELNGELVFLIGNHDGTILERLDGVQFVEEFRFERRGVPFHAVHDPADGPSNPKGWVLHGHHHNNWPDRFPFIDHDARRVNISIELLDYRPLATDRLVDFLALGEGFPDRAAAENALST
- a CDS encoding DUF120 domain-containing protein codes for the protein MTDATATDAAADVDPAALAALKHVGLVGGLSETKVSCAALGDRLDASTQTASRRLQTLESAGYVERDVVSDGQWVRVTDAGEAALRAEYADYRRLFESDVELSLRGSVTGGMGEGRHYITLPGYAEQFRERLGYDPFPGTLNVDLTEESVRRRGEMAGIDAVPIDAWEGEDRTYGAATCYGVTLVAGDERYEEVHAIVPDRTHHDDDQLELIAPDRLRDALDLTDGDSVEVRVEPTSRADEPGATAVETEAA
- the ribB gene encoding 3,4-dihydroxy-2-butanone-4-phosphate synthase produces the protein MRADVDADPEASPGAGESTDAAESADATDPVERALDAFRAGDPVCVHDFADREGETDIVYPAGAVDEAAVAHMRNDAGGLICVAVSDAVGDAFDLPFLADALDHPAVDDDPDYDDRSSFSLPVNHRETFTGITDADRAKTIVEVANAAGRVRKDPTGYGPEDFAAEFRAPGHVHVLRGDRDGLSGRTGHTELGLAMAEAVGAAPAAVVCEMLDDETGDALAPADAAAYAARRDIPYVEGAALVEALK
- a CDS encoding branched-chain amino acid transaminase translates to MGFDEMDVDTIWKNGEFLDWEDATTHVLTHALHYGSGVFEGVRCYDTEQGPAIFRWEEHLDRLFDSAKMYDMDIEHSREEITEATLELLDRQDLDSAYIRPIAYYGYDSLGVSPKDCPTDLVLAAWPWGAYLGEEALEDGVDVMVSSWRKHASSQVPTNVKTTGLYVNSMLAGEEARRNGYVEAIVLNKEGNVAEGPGENIFMVNDGEIYTTGPAQSILEGITRDTVIALAEERGYEVHDEAVISRGQLYTADELFFTGSAAEVTPIRSVDDTEIGAGTRGPVTEELQQAFFDLVERRTDDHDEWFTYL